ctgaaaaaacatttaattgatatcCTTTCTAgatatatttaaatgattttaatatgaagACATTTGATGGGTTTAATCGAGAATGTTaatgtttgataattttaacaTCCTCgtagaaatcataaaaaaaaaatccaaaaaggcaatttattgtttttttttttataaaaaacattttcagcTACATAATCACACACTTAATTGATGGCTTCAAAAGCAAATGCTAGCTGCAATTTATACGGACGAAATAATATGAACTATCCGCccagacaaaaaaaagagaggaataaAAAGGCCAAATAGCTCGGCATGTGTAGTTTTCTTCCCGCCACTCAGTAGCTCTGCTATTTTCTCGTAAGATGTTTCTCGAGCAGCTCAATTCATGCCATCAGGAAAAGAGTTTTCTACTTTCATCTCGGCAGGAAACAGACTAGCAAGCATCTCCCAAAATGGAGCTTGGACAGGGGTGAAGCACGCTTTTTTGGAGTTGAGTCTTCTATCAAGGGGTTCTCCTTAGAAGCAAAGCTAACACATAGCATAGAACAGAGTCAACTGAAGATAGGGCAACAATCAGCAGCGCAACAAGAACAAGAGTGAGCATGGCAGTTCTCAGCTGCACAAGACCAATGGAAAAACCTAAGAATCTTTGAATAGAAATGGCTTTTAATATCCAAACGTTGACTAGAATTATACGGAAGACAACAATCACCCCGATCCAAAAAAACTGCAGATTAGCCATGCTGGTAATATGTATTTTGGTGGTATAAATCAACTTTGCTCCATGCTACTTTTGATTCTACCTCTtcgaaatgagaaaaatattatgctaCTGCAACATACCGTGCTCTGGAAACCTGGCCACTCTATGTACTTCAGCTGACCGGGTTGCTCAACCAGAAATACAAACAAAGCTTTCCAAGCCCTGAAAGGAGGATTAAACATCATTCACTTTGGGAATGCTCACTGCATCCTTCTTTCATAACAAAAAACACAGCATCTTTAGTAATAGCACTAAATGCAGCAACACTAAATGCAGCAAGAAACTATCAGAGGCCTATAACAGAATCAATATGCTAAAAACCAGAAGTAGAATAAAAATATGTGAATTAAAATACCAGATGGCTTCCTTAATAAAACTTAGCCAAAAGGGCTTTTGGGGCAAGTCATCTTCATGGCTCAATTGGTAAGGACCTCTTCCTGCATACAGAACATGCTTATTGCAAGACAGCTTGGCAGGAACATATCGAAGTCCTCCTCTGGGATTCTACAAGATCAAATTACAATAATCAACGCAAGCATCTTCATGCAATAGCATATTATAtttacttatatataaaaaaagcaaactatcaaaaacaagcaaaaagtAGAATCACCCTTCTACATTCCAGCCGAACAGCACCATAATCACTAAATTTGACTTCATTACATCTCTGAGTCCCAAATGATAGTTTATAGTTACGAGGACAAACCAAACCTGCACCAAAGAGAAACAAGTtacataaaaccaaaaaaaaaaaaaagatagtgaaGAAACACTAATACCAAACGAGAAAGAAACAGACCTGAAAATTGTTTCGGGAACCCAGTAACAATGGCCATCAGTATCCTGGTGTTGATTCCTTTATCAATCCTTATCCTGTTAAACATGAGACCAGAAAAGTCCATATTTTCCAATGAATTACAAGAAACTTAAAGCCAAGCATAATAACTCAGAAGCAATTACAATTGAGAACTAGTTCAAAGAATGCTAGTTTGCTAAATTGTCAAAAGGTTAACTTAGAGACCCAGGATTAAGTACCAAAATATACACAAAAACCGAAAATCCCcatcaaagattgaaatttgcaACCAAGATATTTCCTATTTAGCTAAAGTTAACTCATTCATACTCTAAAGAAGCAATATTTGATTCATTTTCTATGCAATAACTCCAACTATTTTACAATATCAGCATAGTTTTATATTAGGGGCTACGATATGGACGCTTTCTTTCAGACAGAGACAGTGAGATGCTAAAAATCACATAATAGCAGTTAAAACGTTGTATGTAACGTTGAATTATCAGATAATAATCGAAACCCAGAACAAGTTAGGCCATTACCGGTCGATTGAAGCTTACAGTTTAGCGTTGAAGAAAATAAGGATTACCAAGATGTTGCCTTGTCCATGGCACTTCAAACCCAGAAAGCAGGGGAGAGAGTGAACGAGAAGCTATAAATTCGCATTTTAGATTAGTTGATAATAACTTAGTCcttatacaatataaattttaatttattagtccCTGtagtattataaattattaattaatccctCAACCCATGTTGATCatctttgttttaaaagttttgttttaaatgtcTCATTTTCTAAACAAATCTCCCTGTATTtcctatttttcttatttctattaCGTttctcaagaaataaaaaatttaaacaacgTAGGAAAAGtagtaaaatataaatcaactaaaaatataggGATTAATTATACATTTTTCTAAAACTCTAGGATTAATTAATGTAGTTACATAGAATAGAATGTTTGGTACACTAGACACTATTTAATTTGAACTgataaaaattgattgaataaataattgttttatctgGTATTTGGTGTGAATTGAATTGAactaaataatttcttattttgtgtTTAGTAGATTCTAGGTAAGATATGGTCAATCCAGGACTAGCTGATCGaggtttagaaaaataaaggaagaattTATTTATCCTGATCCGGTCAAAAACCTGGGTCAACCTGTGACCTGGTTGACTCGAGATACAACACAGGTTAagaattcattgattttttttgaatttttttgataaaaattgaggtttctttgaattatttttttaaattcaagtcaaCTCATGTTGAGTCTCTCAACTCATGACTCAGGTCTTATCTCGGGTCGATTCTttaatcaggttttaaaactattataataatcacttttatctttatattaaccTGAATCAATCCAGGATAATCCTtgtgcaaataattaaacaagctTGCTCTATCACTTTTAGTGGAACAAAAAGTTATCCACTAGAATAgcattaaacatgaaaaaaatgatttttgtactattcaaaattatcatttttatctagCATCCCAAACACTGTATAAGTTATAACTAGCTATTTAACTCACGCTCCATCGCGGGTtgtaaaattttttttccaaaaaattacCAGGTATGCATGCTactttgatgtgtttttttacataaaaaattcaaagtgtaAATAGAAATGTTTATGCAagaatctaattaaataaattaataatcatctatgtaaaaaaataaaaaaagcagctaacaataaccaaaagagaatttaaaaaaaattgagagatgaatatagattaagatattcaatcatacaaaatgagatatttatcGGATTGTGTTTActgaacttgtttatttaaatcaataaaagataaactcATGCCCAAAAAAACTCGtgatttaaaagataaacacaaatgaaactaattgaataaactcacactctaaaaaaatattacacaaGGCCAAACATatcagaaatattatttaaaaatgaatatttcttattttgaaaaataaagtttatttgtgtaaaaacaaaatatagatgaattagaataatatcttgaaaaatcaaacaaaaatattttttttaataaaaaaacttatattaagaAAAGACATGCAAAACCCGTGATTTGcatcatgagaccgagataaacccatagaaaagaaattaaagataatcacgaaacaaatattaaaaaaaaaactaatgcaaaACGATAAGATCGTATGAAGTCGAAtccctaacaaatcaaatgttaaaagataaaatcataaaaaaaaataatcacacaaaaggatctaaaataatgagggtgaaaaaaaaagaaggcaaacaaaaattttcaattgcagagttaaaatgaattgaaaaatagctttaacaaaaataaaaaacaaattaaaataatgacggtcaaattgaaaaaatataaaacaataattttttttattaaaggatgaaattgaaaaccaaaaaactgtaattaaaggggaaaaaaatcaaaggaataaGGATCGAATAGAAAACATATATACGAGAAATTGTAAttaaagaactaaattgaaaaaaaacttttataaaaaaaataagaacaaaataagaaatcaaaagaacgaaaattgaaattgaaaagccaAAAATAAAGAGGACAATCATGCATTTTATCtgacaagagagagaaaagaagaaaaaaaaaagaaaagattatatctggaagcaaagagaaaaggaaggaaaaactaaataaaCGATCATCGATGATAATCTGACCACCATACACTATCACGAGTCACAACAtgtggaaaagaaaacaatggcGCATCCAAAGAGATGACAGAATGTAAGGTTTTGCCACCAGGTGGTGTCGAACTCGCTTTCTAAAAAGCACGGACACCATCTACTCATTGTCGTGTGCTTAGCACGCATCGATAGCATTTttgattaagaaataaaaaactcaacGTAAAATACCTAAACACCCCCATGACCCTAGTAATTATCCAAAAAACTAATGTGAAAATGTAAAATACCCTCGAATGCAAACcttatttgttgtcttttctaaggtcaaatacatattttaattgtacacgaagaataaaaaaacaaaaaaaacccttgtcCAATAACCTAACAATTTTTTGATTATAGGGATAAAGAAAtacttttattgtttaaaattttatgacaAGTCAAAAAAAGCTTTTGATAAGCCGTTCAGaggtaaaaacatatttttattgtgttaaaaattgaaaaaaaccatagCTCATAACCAAAACCATCAttttttccactaaaaaaaaataaaaattcattgtaACAATTCacgataattttatttatactcTTACATGCTACAGTGAAACAACTTTTTACTAAATTATAGATTTACTAAGCAATTATCACCTTTTTTGTACTAAATGCTGGATGAAGATCTAATTTACCAATAACATCACAAATTGGTTTCATGTGGGCTTTCCGTTTagtgtttatttaatatttatttattttatgatggaTTATGGCTTATACTTCCTCTCAGgctgaaatgatttttttgtaatgtaaaaaaacaatgctcAAGCATtgttaatgtattaaaaaaaaaggaaacaaatccaCGAATTAATATAATGGAaaaagaattgataaaaataataattttcaatccttaagaattaaaatgtagaagaatgaaatcaaaaaaatatcaatgaaaaaaaaaggtaccaGCAAACCCGGGTGAGGTCGCCAAAACTTGCGAGTATGATTATGCAAATGAGATAatccaatagaaagaaaaatagaaaaaaagatgaagtttaattttaaaaagaatcaaactttgaaggataaaataaaaagggataaaaaaagtgacctaaaaaaaacccttggcCACCCGGCCAAACCCCCTACCTAGACCATGATATATAGATAACCTGATTGAAaggaaaccaaataaaataatgaagtttatttttcaaaacgaACAGCTTCGAATGATGTAATTgggtaaaaaaacaatgtgaacttgtattaacttttcaaacacaTGACTCTAACTAATGACTAAACCGTAAGCATCCCATTTGGAAagccatttttttaaaactcagcTAGACCTGATGGGTTGACCCGTGACCCAGGGCTTAGGTCGGACCgggtttcaaaataaattggaGGAAAATCGATCCAATGTAAAATGGTCAAAAACCTGGGTTGCCCCATGTCCCGGCTAACCTGGGTTGACCTATGTCTTGGCTAACCTGGGACAAATCCAATTAAAAGTAGGTCAAAATCCGTTGactattttcctttattttttttttcaaattgatatcatttttacttttttataaaataaaaagatttttttgactTAGATTAACTTGGGTCAACCCACTCGACTATTTAAACGGTACTTGTCTTGTATTGACTCCGAGTCGGGTCTAAAAACCATGAAGACCAAAtcccaataaatcaaatttcaaatgatgaaataaaaagaatcaagggataaaaaaataacaattaagagAATAGGGAtcttatttgaagaaaaaaaaaaagagtggacaacctaaaattttgaatcaagggaaaattgaaagaaaaaaatcaaattaacaaaagaatccaaaataaaaatcaaaagaatgagcatcaaattaaaaaaaaaaaaaacaagaatacggatctaaggatgaaattgaaaacaaattaaaatttgataaaagagctaagaatcaaaattagaaatccaAACTTTGAGGGCCAAACTTGAAATATCATCAAATTCtgaattaaagggaaaaataaataaaaaagatcaaattcacaaaagaatccaaaacaaaaataaaaataaagagaataaggactaaatttgaaaaaaatattaaaaataagatcatggatccaaggacaaaattgaaaacaaattaaaatatgataaaagggttaagaatcaaattaaaaatcataacattGAGAGTCAAAcctaaaatatcttaaaataaaagagcaaatttgatatgaaaattaaatgtcaaaggatgaaattgaaaaataaataaatcaaatt
The DNA window shown above is from Populus trichocarpa isolate Nisqually-1 chromosome 4, P.trichocarpa_v4.1, whole genome shotgun sequence and carries:
- the LOC7470419 gene encoding uncharacterized protein LOC7470419 isoform X3, which translates into the protein MDKATSWIRIDKGINTRILMAIVTGFPKQFSGLVCPRNYKLSFGTQRCNEVKFSDYGAVRLECRRNPRGGLRYVPAKLSCNKHVLYAGRGPYQLSHEDDLPQKPFWLSFIKEAIWAWKALFVFLVEQPGQLKYIEWPGFQSTLCF
- the LOC7470419 gene encoding uncharacterized protein LOC7470419 isoform X2 yields the protein MAIVTGFPKQFSGLVCPRNYKLSFGTQRCNEVKFSDYGAVRLECRRNPRGGLRYVPAKLSCNKHVLYAGRGPYQLSHEDDLPQKPFWLSFIKEAIWAWKALFVFLVEQPGQLKYIEWPGFQSTLRTAMLTLVLVALLIVALSSVDSVLCYVLALLLRRTP
- the LOC7470419 gene encoding uncharacterized protein LOC7470419 isoform X1, translated to MDKATSWIRIDKGINTRILMAIVTGFPKQFSGLVCPRNYKLSFGTQRCNEVKFSDYGAVRLECRRNPRGGLRYVPAKLSCNKHVLYAGRGPYQLSHEDDLPQKPFWLSFIKEAIWAWKALFVFLVEQPGQLKYIEWPGFQSTLRTAMLTLVLVALLIVALSSVDSVLCYVLALLLRRTP